The Acidobacteriota bacterium genome contains a region encoding:
- a CDS encoding Na+/H+ antiporter NhaC family protein — MSDPPRVTDRTLRKWAQAALAALFLLASPAASALELDAAASGIALTGGEAKVEVTLADLPATTPLAVTVRSDGRELHRALLAAGEHTLEVPVRDLPAGRTVVTVEAGGQSAETILRILPGWLSVLPPILAIGLALLFKDVLISLFLGVFSGALILVWDNPLTAPFVALARSVDRFVINSLADPSRATIIVFTLLLGAMVGVISKSGGTRGIVAMLVPYATTPRRGQLATWAMGLLVFFDDYANTLIVGSTMRPVSDRLKISREKLAYMVDSTAAPIASIMPISTWIGFEVGLIGAALASLNVDLNPYSLFVGSIPYRFYPILALVLGFYIAFSGRDLGPMLKAERRARRDGRVLAEGDTPLADYGTESVEPPKDIPYRAANALAPILTVILVTFGGLWMSGIGSLAADGTSRADHPALGAWMREVFAAADPYATLLWSSLAGLLVALALPLTQRLLSLKEAMGAVVEGFKSMLLALIVLVLAWSIGQVCTDLHTADYLVRLTEGTLSPVWLPALVFVLSAAVAFATGSSWGSMGILVPLVIPIVHGVAINAGHSVGEGTYVHLLVGSISSVLAGSVWGDHCSPISDTTILSSIAAGSDHIAHVRTQLPYALGVGIVSILVGDILSAFGVSPWICMVLGAAIVLGVVRWRGQRVENAATAG; from the coding sequence ATGAGCGATCCGCCGAGGGTCACCGACCGAACGCTCCGGAAGTGGGCTCAGGCCGCTCTCGCGGCGCTCTTCCTCCTCGCCTCTCCGGCCGCCAGCGCACTGGAGCTGGATGCGGCGGCGAGCGGGATCGCCCTGACCGGCGGAGAGGCGAAGGTCGAGGTCACCCTGGCGGATCTACCGGCCACGACGCCCTTGGCGGTGACCGTTCGCTCTGACGGGCGGGAACTCCATCGCGCCCTTCTCGCCGCCGGCGAGCACACCCTCGAAGTGCCGGTGCGGGACCTGCCCGCGGGACGGACAGTCGTTACCGTCGAGGCTGGAGGGCAGAGCGCCGAAACCATTCTGCGCATCCTGCCTGGCTGGCTCTCGGTGCTGCCGCCGATTCTCGCCATCGGCCTGGCGCTGCTGTTCAAAGACGTGCTGATCTCGCTTTTCCTGGGGGTCTTTTCCGGCGCCCTGATCCTGGTCTGGGACAACCCGCTGACGGCGCCCTTCGTGGCGTTGGCCCGCAGTGTCGACCGCTTCGTCATCAACTCCCTGGCGGACCCGAGCCGCGCCACCATCATCGTCTTCACCCTGCTGCTGGGAGCGATGGTCGGAGTGATCTCGAAGAGCGGCGGCACTCGCGGCATCGTGGCCATGCTGGTGCCCTACGCCACCACCCCGCGGCGCGGCCAGCTCGCCACCTGGGCGATGGGATTGCTGGTGTTCTTCGACGACTATGCCAACACCCTGATCGTCGGTTCCACCATGCGCCCGGTGAGCGATCGCCTGAAGATCAGCCGCGAGAAGCTCGCCTACATGGTGGACTCCACCGCCGCGCCGATCGCCAGCATCATGCCGATCTCCACCTGGATCGGTTTCGAAGTGGGCCTGATCGGCGCCGCCCTGGCCAGCCTGAATGTCGACTTGAACCCCTACAGCCTATTCGTCGGCTCGATCCCCTACCGCTTCTACCCCATCCTGGCGCTGGTCTTGGGCTTCTACATCGCTTTCTCCGGCCGCGACCTGGGGCCGATGCTCAAGGCCGAACGGCGCGCCCGGCGGGACGGCCGGGTGCTGGCCGAGGGCGACACCCCCCTCGCCGACTACGGCACCGAATCCGTCGAGCCGCCGAAGGACATTCCCTACCGCGCCGCCAACGCCCTGGCGCCGATCCTCACTGTCATCCTGGTGACCTTCGGCGGCCTGTGGATGAGCGGCATCGGCTCTCTGGCGGCGGATGGCACCAGCCGCGCCGACCACCCGGCCCTGGGAGCCTGGATGCGAGAAGTGTTCGCCGCGGCGGATCCCTACGCCACGCTCCTGTGGTCCAGCCTGGCGGGCCTGCTGGTTGCCCTCGCCCTGCCCCTGACCCAGCGTCTCCTGTCCCTGAAGGAGGCGATGGGTGCGGTGGTGGAAGGGTTCAAATCGATGCTGCTGGCGCTAATCGTGCTGGTGCTCGCCTGGTCTATCGGACAGGTCTGCACCGACCTCCACACGGCGGACTACCTGGTGCGTCTCACCGAGGGCACCCTGTCGCCGGTGTGGTTGCCGGCGCTGGTGTTCGTGCTCTCCGCCGCCGTCGCCTTCGCAACGGGGAGCTCCTGGGGTTCGATGGGGATCCTGGTACCGCTGGTCATTCCGATCGTCCACGGCGTGGCGATCAACGCCGGCCACTCGGTGGGCGAAGGGACCTACGTGCACTTGCTGGTGGGATCGATCTCGTCGGTGCTCGCCGGCAGCGTGTGGGGAGACCACTGTTCGCCGATTTCGGACACCACCATCTTGTCGTCTATCGCCGCCGGTTCGGACCACATCGCCCACGTGCGCACTCAGCTCCCCTACGCCCTGGGCGTCGGCATCGTCAGCATCCTCGTCGGCGACATCCTGTCGGCTTTCGGGGTATCGCCTTGGATCTGCATGGTTCTCGGCGCGGCGATCGTGCTGGGCGTCGTCCGCTGGCGGGGACAGCGGGTCGAAAACGCCGCTACGGCAGGGTAA
- a CDS encoding CHAT domain-containing protein gives MSPRTVLSFIDEGPLQQRVRIEERIVEPRPDERHQEVLELGPFHTAAAANGGLLSLGDGLFSVLAGFPPIARQLDAAHRAGNVLLIEDLEADSQRLPWETLRTPTGGFLALSDSPYLGRVVTPFSQLRTLQSTWDGTLRVVAVLAATGAQPDGRMITAIEELEALVEGLRAPGSPPFELTVLSSDFNLGGPPADDLEKAVAALGDPAVKFEELLDLASIEEALERIQPQILHFFCHGLAGDDEDKPRLELSLRDDQIGHRTRGSLILEATTVAELVKGRSKLWLLVLNCCLGANASESVSFARQVMTDSGQTLPAMIAMREAIDRRDAHLFTGSFYRTAGPMIAETAGKARADLRWIEALPAVRKHICRERVQVLSRASESPEWTLPVIYVRREAFEIVGPAPADGGEPAAHLEAEDSAETIDRLEGEIAFLKSVRNDLVVSSPDLPAEKLAILDDRINDLRRQLMEALT, from the coding sequence ATGAGCCCCCGCACCGTATTGAGTTTCATCGACGAAGGGCCGTTGCAACAGCGGGTTCGTATCGAAGAGCGAATCGTTGAACCAAGGCCCGATGAACGACATCAGGAGGTACTCGAACTCGGCCCCTTCCACACCGCCGCGGCCGCGAACGGCGGCTTGCTCAGCCTGGGCGACGGGCTGTTTTCGGTGCTGGCGGGCTTCCCGCCGATCGCCCGGCAGCTCGACGCGGCGCATCGGGCAGGCAATGTCCTGCTGATCGAGGATCTGGAGGCCGACAGTCAACGGCTGCCCTGGGAGACCCTCCGAACCCCCACCGGGGGATTCCTTGCCCTGAGCGACTCACCGTACCTCGGGCGGGTGGTCACCCCCTTTAGCCAGCTCCGCACGCTGCAGAGCACCTGGGACGGCACCCTGCGGGTGGTGGCGGTACTCGCCGCCACCGGTGCCCAGCCGGACGGCCGCATGATCACCGCCATCGAGGAACTGGAGGCCCTGGTCGAGGGCCTCCGCGCCCCCGGCTCGCCGCCCTTCGAACTCACCGTCTTGAGCAGCGACTTCAACCTCGGCGGTCCGCCGGCGGACGACCTGGAGAAAGCCGTCGCAGCCCTCGGCGATCCCGCCGTGAAGTTCGAGGAACTGCTGGACCTGGCGAGCATCGAAGAGGCGCTGGAGCGAATCCAGCCGCAGATTCTCCACTTCTTTTGCCACGGTCTGGCGGGGGACGACGAGGACAAACCCCGTCTGGAATTGTCGCTGCGCGACGATCAGATCGGTCACCGGACCCGCGGTTCGTTGATCCTCGAAGCCACCACCGTGGCGGAGCTGGTCAAGGGCCGCTCGAAGCTCTGGCTACTGGTGCTCAACTGCTGCCTGGGCGCCAACGCCAGCGAGAGCGTGTCCTTCGCCCGGCAGGTGATGACCGATAGCGGCCAAACCCTGCCGGCGATGATCGCCATGCGGGAAGCCATCGACCGGCGCGATGCTCACCTCTTCACCGGGTCGTTCTACCGCACCGCCGGTCCGATGATCGCCGAAACGGCGGGCAAGGCGCGGGCGGATCTGCGCTGGATCGAGGCCCTGCCGGCGGTCCGGAAGCACATCTGCCGAGAGCGGGTGCAGGTGTTGTCGCGAGCCAGCGAGAGTCCCGAATGGACCCTGCCGGTGATCTACGTCCGCCGAGAAGCCTTTGAGATCGTCGGTCCGGCCCCGGCCGACGGCGGCGAACCGGCTGCCCACCTCGAGGCCGAAGATTCCGCCGAGACGATCGACCGCCTCGAAGGCGAAATCGCCTTTCTCAAGTCCGTGCGCAACGATCTGGTGGTGTCGAGTCCCGATCTGCCGGCGGAAAAACTCGCCATCCTCGACGACCGCATCAACGATCTCCGCCGACAGCTCATGGAGGCCCTGACGTGA
- a CDS encoding CHAT domain-containing tetratricopeptide repeat protein — MHQVLSTLSPLRTRARWLLMVALLLLPACGDSPPEEAREPTDQGALRSLGEGTLGALEKHRWNLEIPQGYFIRLVLEQRDVDVLVRLIDPDGETVAEGSGPGGSWVEERFAAITSTAGRHQLEIHALEKRTGGYRLRLEEQRPSQPGDEARIQAEALLQDGRHLRHVASQRLQAVERLFDAAELWSELEEPDREALALDEAADLLLELGRLERGLEAVNRAAAMTEMPQIRAKILETRGWLKASLGKEGAEADLQESLRITESDPAGLQRADTLDGLTSFRLSERLPQQALEFARESLEIRQAQGDLAGLATTLGNLAIIHDRLSDGPDLIHALHQRSTEYAERARRWSQVVVSWNNWASFNRKYGHYETARLQSERALRFAEQLEETLALVESEVGLGQVLHSMQDFAGAVEHFERAQRLVVALDLPAKEADIANRLAYAQEALGNLEQAIEQSGRATQLAPSFGFYKVAMGRLLRKKGDLEGSYAILQESLRQVSHSSSRCSALLELGDTEKERGNAFLAREHLYEALELAKEDNSPGWVGAAYSRLARFEAGEDRLETARQHAEAGLRINEVLRSSLPDPDQRAIFASKLVEINETNLLILVKSHRENPAAGFDRMALEASEKVRSRALIELLTEARDDVRQGLSQELKAEEDAILQQISKYQTRLSLLAPDDERRQQVSSDLEDAERRWEDLEARIRRNHAPYADVAYPEPISADEIQSRLAPGSALLEYFLGKNHSYLFIVRPDGLVIQDLNTAEEIENTVIEARGALEDRFSSPRDLFLKTHPAYELLIEPAVPFLEGIDHLIIAPDRKLHLLPFEALWNSDGPPPVAGRPARSKDFLLSQWAVSYLPSAATLRSLSKAGRSTAFQLVAFAYSGSNGEPSASSDDRSSQLSGQLPSLSHVAEEVRDLAGLFPRNRVSVIETATEDRIKELAGRGGLLHFAAHGEIDEEVPMRSALVFARSPTDDGRLQVPEIFNLKLNADLAVLSACETGLGKEVRGEGLIGLSRAFFSAGVRSLMVSLWSVDDRSTRDLMQSFYRGLRDGQNSVDASQQAKISMIEQREGEYSHPYFWAPFVLVGPAISLAAPDPATIDHDIATKVP; from the coding sequence ATGCATCAGGTTCTGTCGACTCTCTCGCCCTTGCGCACCCGAGCCCGCTGGCTGCTCATGGTGGCTCTCCTACTCCTCCCGGCGTGCGGTGATTCGCCGCCCGAGGAAGCTCGGGAGCCCACCGACCAGGGCGCACTGAGATCCCTCGGTGAAGGAACCCTCGGTGCCCTGGAGAAACACCGGTGGAATCTCGAGATTCCGCAGGGCTACTTCATCAGGTTGGTCCTGGAGCAGCGGGATGTGGACGTGCTCGTTCGGCTGATCGACCCTGACGGCGAAACGGTAGCCGAAGGGAGCGGGCCCGGAGGCTCCTGGGTAGAAGAGCGCTTCGCGGCGATCACCTCCACAGCGGGCCGCCATCAGCTTGAGATCCACGCCCTCGAAAAGCGCACCGGCGGTTATCGGCTTCGCCTGGAAGAACAGAGGCCGAGCCAGCCGGGCGACGAGGCTCGAATACAAGCCGAAGCCCTGCTTCAAGACGGTCGCCACCTGCGCCACGTTGCCAGTCAGCGCCTGCAAGCGGTCGAGCGACTTTTCGATGCCGCCGAGCTGTGGAGTGAACTCGAAGAGCCAGATCGCGAAGCCCTCGCCCTCGACGAAGCGGCGGATCTCCTGCTGGAACTCGGCCGCCTCGAACGCGGCCTCGAGGCGGTGAACAGGGCGGCGGCTATGACCGAGATGCCGCAGATTCGCGCCAAGATTCTCGAAACGCGCGGGTGGTTGAAGGCTTCTCTCGGTAAGGAAGGAGCGGAGGCCGACCTACAGGAATCCCTGCGCATCACCGAGAGCGACCCCGCCGGCCTGCAGAGGGCGGACACCCTCGACGGGCTGACCAGCTTTCGCTTGAGCGAGCGCCTCCCTCAACAGGCCCTCGAATTCGCTCGTGAATCGTTGGAAATCCGGCAAGCACAAGGGGATCTCGCGGGCCTCGCGACCACCCTCGGCAACTTGGCGATCATCCACGATCGCCTCTCCGATGGACCGGATCTGATCCACGCCCTCCACCAGCGGTCCACCGAGTATGCCGAGCGCGCCCGACGGTGGTCTCAGGTGGTGGTGAGCTGGAACAACTGGGCTTCGTTCAATCGAAAGTACGGTCACTACGAGACCGCCCGGCTGCAGAGTGAGCGAGCCCTACGCTTTGCGGAACAGCTTGAAGAAACCCTCGCCCTCGTCGAATCCGAAGTCGGTCTGGGCCAGGTGCTGCACTCGATGCAGGACTTCGCCGGAGCGGTCGAGCATTTCGAGCGGGCACAACGGCTCGTCGTGGCACTCGATCTTCCCGCCAAAGAGGCCGATATCGCGAACCGCTTGGCCTACGCGCAGGAAGCCCTGGGAAACTTGGAACAGGCGATCGAACAGAGTGGCCGGGCAACCCAGCTCGCGCCGAGTTTCGGGTTCTACAAAGTGGCCATGGGACGTCTCCTGCGCAAAAAGGGCGACCTCGAAGGATCGTATGCGATTCTGCAGGAGTCCCTGCGGCAGGTTTCCCATTCGAGTTCACGGTGCAGCGCGCTGTTGGAACTGGGGGACACCGAGAAGGAGCGAGGCAATGCATTCCTCGCCCGAGAACACCTGTATGAAGCGCTCGAACTGGCGAAAGAAGACAACTCTCCGGGCTGGGTGGGAGCCGCCTATTCTCGCCTGGCTCGTTTCGAGGCCGGAGAAGATCGCCTCGAAACGGCACGCCAACACGCGGAGGCCGGCCTGCGCATCAACGAAGTTCTGCGCTCCAGCCTGCCGGATCCCGACCAACGGGCGATTTTTGCATCGAAGCTCGTGGAGATCAATGAAACCAATCTCCTCATTCTCGTCAAGAGCCACCGCGAGAACCCGGCAGCGGGCTTTGACCGCATGGCCCTGGAGGCGAGCGAGAAGGTTCGCTCCCGAGCGCTGATCGAACTCCTGACGGAGGCCCGGGACGACGTTCGGCAGGGCCTGTCGCAAGAACTCAAAGCCGAAGAGGACGCCATCCTCCAACAAATCTCCAAATATCAAACACGCCTCAGTCTTCTCGCGCCGGACGATGAGCGGAGGCAGCAAGTGTCGAGCGATCTCGAGGACGCCGAACGGCGATGGGAAGACCTCGAAGCAAGAATCCGCCGAAACCACGCTCCTTATGCCGATGTCGCCTACCCGGAACCCATCTCGGCCGACGAGATTCAGAGCCGGTTGGCACCGGGGTCGGCGCTGCTTGAATACTTCCTCGGCAAGAATCACTCCTATCTGTTCATCGTGCGCCCGGATGGCTTGGTCATTCAGGATCTGAACACCGCCGAAGAGATCGAGAATACGGTGATCGAGGCGCGCGGCGCACTGGAGGACCGCTTCTCGTCGCCGCGCGATCTGTTCCTCAAAACCCACCCGGCCTATGAATTACTGATCGAGCCCGCGGTACCGTTTCTGGAGGGCATCGACCACCTGATCATCGCGCCGGACCGCAAGCTGCATCTTTTGCCTTTCGAAGCCCTGTGGAATTCGGACGGGCCGCCCCCCGTCGCCGGACGGCCGGCCCGATCGAAGGACTTTCTCCTCAGCCAGTGGGCCGTCTCGTATTTGCCTTCGGCAGCCACCCTGCGCAGCCTGTCGAAAGCGGGCCGGTCAACGGCCTTCCAATTGGTGGCGTTCGCCTACTCGGGATCCAACGGCGAGCCCTCGGCAAGCTCCGATGATCGCAGCTCCCAGTTGAGCGGGCAGCTGCCTTCGTTGTCGCATGTGGCAGAGGAGGTGCGAGATCTCGCCGGCCTGTTCCCCCGCAACCGGGTATCCGTCATCGAGACGGCGACGGAAGATCGCATCAAGGAGTTGGCCGGGCGCGGTGGCCTACTCCACTTCGCCGCCCACGGCGAGATCGACGAAGAGGTTCCGATGCGGTCCGCCTTGGTGTTCGCCCGCTCACCGACCGATGACGGACGCCTTCAAGTACCGGAAATCTTCAATCTCAAGCTCAACGCCGATCTGGCGGTCCTTTCGGCCTGTGAAACGGGCCTGGGCAAAGAGGTCCGAGGAGAAGGATTGATCGGGCTGTCCCGTGCTTTCTTCTCCGCCGGGGTTCGCAGCTTGATGGTGAGTCTTTGGTCCGTTGATGATCGCTCAACGCGCGATCTGATGCAAAGCTTTTACCGCGGACTGCGCGATGGGCAAAACAGTGTCGATGCCTCGCAACAAGCGAAGATCTCCATGATCGAACAGCGAGAGGGTGAGTACTCTCATCCTTATTTTTGGGCACCCTTCGTCCTCGTCGGCCCGGCCATCTCCCTTGCAGCACCGGACCCCGCGACCATCGACCACGACATCGCCACCAAAGTGCCGTGA
- the rrtA gene encoding rhombosortase yields the protein MKLREAATERRGRWVLASLLTLAGTAVAVHAVPAWHSLMQFDRERIAGGEFWRLVTGHFAHWSWDHLLWDVVAFGLLSLLAVRLAPRRAFRMLAVAAPVIGGAIWWLAPEIRLYRGLSGLDAALFTLVAAGLLRRGRLSAVVGGFALALFLAKVGWEVSTGGALFVQAEGGGFVTVTLAHLVGAGVGFVFGILPAKRGPGLAQRAAETRKGLPSVSLRRPRGLPTTTLRRYLASVPALCTWLTSVINQMARTPSAIPRTMCSPDRHWPIRPRTIPMTEARASNAAAILGGTVDSGGGSG from the coding sequence GTGAAGCTGCGAGAGGCCGCTACGGAGAGGCGAGGACGCTGGGTCCTCGCTTCTCTTCTCACCCTTGCCGGCACCGCCGTAGCGGTGCATGCGGTGCCGGCCTGGCATTCGCTGATGCAGTTCGACCGCGAGCGCATCGCCGGCGGGGAGTTTTGGCGCCTGGTGACCGGCCACTTTGCGCACTGGTCCTGGGATCACCTGCTGTGGGACGTGGTGGCTTTCGGGCTGCTCTCACTGCTAGCGGTGCGTCTGGCGCCCCGCCGCGCCTTCCGCATGCTGGCGGTGGCGGCACCGGTGATCGGTGGAGCGATCTGGTGGCTGGCACCGGAAATTCGCCTCTATCGGGGCCTCTCGGGCCTCGACGCGGCGCTCTTCACCTTGGTGGCGGCGGGCCTTCTGCGGCGGGGACGTTTGTCGGCGGTCGTGGGCGGATTCGCCCTGGCCCTGTTCCTCGCCAAGGTGGGCTGGGAGGTGTCGACCGGTGGCGCCCTCTTCGTCCAAGCCGAAGGCGGGGGCTTCGTGACGGTGACACTGGCCCACCTAGTGGGCGCTGGGGTGGGATTCGTATTCGGCATCCTGCCGGCGAAGCGCGGCCCAGGACTCGCCCAGCGAGCGGCCGAAACAAGAAAGGGCCTGCCGAGCGTTTCGCTCCGCAGGCCCCGTGGGTTGCCGACGACGACCTTGCGCCGCTACTTGGCGTCGGTTCCAGCGCTCTGCACTTGGCTGACCAGTGTCATTAACCAAATGGCCAGGACGCCGTCTGCGATACCGAGGACGATGTGCAGTCCTGACAGACACTGGCCCATCAGGCCGAGGACAATACCGATGACCGAGGCCAGGGCCAGCAATGCCGCCGCGATCTTGGGTGGCACGGTGGACAGCGGCGGCGGTTCGGGTTGA
- the mprA gene encoding MprA protease, GlyGly-CTERM protein-sorting domain-containing form, translated as MSFYKNRVTAFWWTVAAVLLLSASPAWGAGLLVADGGFGGVLEIEEHDVRVTVDNGIAVTEVTQVFRNTENRVVEALYTFPVPKGASVSGFSMWIEGKEMVGEVLEKERAREIYNSYKRVQRDPGLLEQVDYKTFEMRIFPIAAGAEQRVMVTYYQELSTDAGWSTWVYPLATVSRPGVDARVRGRFALDFDARSEIPIVQVESPSHGDDLVVARHTNSYVQASLEASGGDLSRDVVIAFEAERPRTGFDLVTSRPDGEDGYFQLSLTAGEELADELGGMDYVFLLDVSGSMGESGKLALSRDSLSAFIGALGEDDRFEVMTFNIAPTPLFQRLSETDEGALRRAAEFFDEQRARGGTILRPAMEAAYRYKSPDRPLNVVVLSDGMTEQSERAELLALIDRRPAGTRVFSIGVGNEVDRPLLEQLAEDAGGLAAFISRGADFDRQARAFRQKLMRPAATELELTFDGGDVYDVEPAKLPSLYWGSPLRIYGRYRDAGPVTLRLTGAVGGEMLDKELTIELPADPGGRPEIERMWAWHRVRSLQRQADRRGSRKEVIDEIVRLGEAYSIATEYTSFLVLENDAEYRRWSLERRNAQRIERDRRRQQELRDELEALRRDTAAGLGPVDPEAKQKIAQARPASPQRAFRNSTPANPPPTTSSSSDSNGWDLDLGGGALDPWTVMLLVLITGAAGWTLRRRPSRGPR; from the coding sequence ATGAGCTTCTACAAGAATCGAGTCACGGCTTTCTGGTGGACGGTCGCCGCCGTCCTTCTACTTTCCGCTTCGCCGGCTTGGGGTGCGGGTTTGCTCGTTGCTGACGGGGGTTTCGGTGGGGTGCTCGAAATCGAAGAACACGATGTGCGGGTGACGGTGGACAACGGCATCGCCGTCACCGAGGTCACCCAGGTGTTCCGCAATACCGAGAATCGGGTGGTCGAAGCCCTCTACACCTTTCCGGTGCCCAAGGGGGCTTCGGTCTCCGGTTTCAGCATGTGGATCGAGGGCAAGGAGATGGTGGGCGAGGTGCTCGAAAAGGAGCGCGCCCGGGAGATCTACAACAGCTACAAGCGGGTGCAGCGCGACCCGGGATTGCTCGAACAGGTGGACTACAAGACCTTCGAGATGCGGATCTTTCCGATTGCCGCCGGCGCCGAGCAGCGGGTGATGGTGACCTACTACCAGGAGCTATCGACGGATGCCGGCTGGTCCACCTGGGTGTATCCGCTGGCGACGGTGTCGCGGCCGGGGGTGGACGCGCGGGTGCGCGGCCGCTTCGCCCTCGACTTCGATGCTCGCTCGGAGATTCCCATCGTCCAGGTGGAGAGTCCCAGCCACGGCGATGACCTGGTGGTGGCGCGGCACACCAACAGCTACGTGCAGGCGAGCCTGGAAGCGAGCGGCGGCGACCTATCGCGGGACGTGGTGATCGCCTTCGAGGCGGAGCGTCCGCGCACCGGATTCGACCTGGTGACTTCCCGGCCGGACGGTGAGGACGGCTACTTCCAGCTCAGCTTGACCGCCGGAGAGGAATTGGCCGACGAGCTCGGCGGCATGGACTACGTGTTCTTGCTGGATGTCTCCGGCAGCATGGGGGAGTCCGGCAAGCTCGCCCTTTCCCGCGATTCCCTGAGCGCCTTCATCGGCGCCCTGGGCGAAGACGACCGCTTCGAGGTGATGACCTTCAACATCGCCCCCACGCCGCTTTTCCAGCGCTTGAGCGAGACGGACGAAGGGGCCCTGCGCCGGGCGGCGGAGTTCTTCGACGAGCAACGGGCGCGCGGTGGCACCATCCTGCGGCCGGCGATGGAGGCGGCCTACCGCTACAAGTCCCCGGATCGGCCGCTCAACGTCGTCGTCCTGTCCGATGGCATGACCGAGCAGTCCGAGCGGGCGGAGCTGCTGGCCCTGATCGATCGCCGGCCGGCCGGCACGCGGGTGTTCTCGATCGGCGTTGGCAACGAGGTGGATCGGCCGCTGCTGGAGCAACTCGCCGAGGACGCCGGCGGCCTGGCGGCCTTCATTTCTCGCGGCGCGGACTTCGACCGCCAGGCGCGGGCCTTTCGCCAGAAATTGATGCGGCCGGCGGCGACGGAGCTGGAACTGACCTTTGACGGCGGCGACGTCTACGACGTCGAGCCGGCCAAGCTGCCGAGTCTGTACTGGGGCAGCCCGCTGCGGATCTACGGCCGCTACCGCGACGCCGGACCGGTAACCCTGCGGCTGACCGGCGCCGTCGGCGGCGAGATGCTCGACAAGGAGTTGACCATAGAGCTGCCCGCGGACCCCGGCGGCCGGCCGGAGATCGAGCGCATGTGGGCCTGGCATCGGGTGCGCTCTCTGCAGCGGCAGGCGGACCGGCGGGGCAGCCGCAAGGAGGTGATCGACGAGATCGTTCGCCTCGGCGAGGCGTATTCGATCGCCACCGAGTACACCTCCTTCCTGGTGCTGGAAAACGACGCCGAGTACCGCCGCTGGAGCCTCGAGCGGCGGAACGCCCAGCGGATCGAGCGCGACCGCCGGCGTCAGCAGGAACTGCGCGACGAGCTGGAAGCCCTGCGCCGCGACACCGCCGCTGGCCTGGGACCGGTCGATCCGGAGGCGAAGCAGAAGATCGCTCAGGCGCGACCCGCTTCCCCTCAGCGCGCCTTCCGGAACTCGACGCCCGCCAATCCGCCTCCGACAACGTCGAGTTCGTCCGATTCCAATGGCTGGGATCTCGATCTCGGCGGCGGGGCGCTCGATCCCTGGACGGTGATGCTCTTGGTCCTGATCACCGGCGCCGCCGGCTGGACCCTGCGCCGCCGCCCCTCCCGGGGGCCGCGGTGA